The Coffea arabica cultivar ET-39 chromosome 10e, Coffea Arabica ET-39 HiFi, whole genome shotgun sequence region TTCCGTCTCCCTCTAGCTCTCTCGCGTTTTTCTTGCCCGTAGGTTCCTTGTCCGTCGCccttcttctttgttttcttggctttaTTTTTTTGCTGAAACCTCTCTCGGCCTCCtctgtttctttctctttttttcagtttcttttctcttttttttctcttccttatCCGACCCCCCGCAGCCGAAAGCCcccctctctgtttttcttcGCCCTTTTGTTCCTCCCCCCTGTCTCTTACCCTTAGCCTCTCTCCCAATTTTCTCAAATCTTAGGCCTCCAGGTGTCTCAAACACCTACCTCTCCCTAAACACTTGTCCTACAATTCCTTAACCACTTGTCTAATGCTTATTTGcacacttgttcaacatgcaATTGACACACTCATTTAATAtgctaatttttaaaattacctTGCAAAATGCCTTAGtaagaaaatcaaaatttaaaaaagaaaaaatggatctttattaaggatttttctaaaatttagtgtaaaattgctttaaaaagaaaatgatgaattttaatgtattaaaaataagaatgaacACCAATTGCTATTTGCAACcttaaaaaactaaaattgaattaaagaaagtcaaaattgaatgaataaaactaaataaagtttaaaattgaatcaatgaaatttttggtgtctacattcgCGAGGGAAGATAATCCGCAATCTAATTTTGAATGGCTCCTTCggtaattgacaaaaattttgaactctcTGATGGCTCCTCCCCACAAATAGCCCCGACAAATAATTGAGATAAGTCCACTTTAACCTCTTCAACAGGATCCTCCTTTTCTGACAGAATCACCTCTGACGGGCGAGGAAAGGTGTGATATAGCGGTAGGACATATAAGACAGTTTGCTTACCCTCTTTTTCAGCTTGTTTTCGAGCTTGCATTTCTTTTCTATCCTTAGTAGTTGATGAAATCCCAGTCCAAATGTATCTTTTTACATCGGGATCTCTACTGGTTCCAAAATTCCTTACAATTCTCGCCCAAGACATTTTCCTATCTCATATCCACATTGGATtatttccttagccatcatgATACTGGCCTCTGGCAAATCTGATTTGATCAGCGACTTATCTCTGGATACCCATCCCACGGAGACGATATCAGCAACATGATGAGATGAAATTGGAGTCCTTTTCCTGTCTTCACTTTTGAATTTTGCATCAACGACATGGTACAGTCATTCTCGGCAAATACAGTAACGAGCTAATCATTCACGATAAACCTCAACATTTGATGCAGAGAAGATGGCACTGAATTAGAAGCATGTATCCAAGATCTTCCAAGCAAAACATTGTAAACACTAGAGAAGTTCATGACTTGGCAAGTAATTTGAAACTGAGCAGGGTCTATTTCCAATACCAGATCTGTTTCACCCATAGATTCCCTTCTTGAACCATCGAATCCTCTAACCACGGTTGCAGACGGGCCAAGTTTGATGTCAAGAAATCCAAATTTAGTGGGAGTGTTCCATGGACAAATATTCAACGCTGACCCATTATCCACTAAAACCCTCGGCAACAGCTTTCCATTGCAACGTACTGATATATATAAGGCTCTGTTGTGCTCAATCCCTTCTACAGTCATATCATCATCGAAGAAGGTGATATGATTGGCAGCAAGTACATTCTCACAATGTTAGAAAATTTATCCACATGAATATCTTTAGGCACTTGACCCTCGTTCAAAATTTTGAGCAATGTTTCTCTATGTAATTCAAACGGGGAAAATCgccaatttagtcctcaaaTTATTTTACTAAAGCTGATTTGGTCCCTCAACATTTTATCGCACGAATTAAGTCCCTTAACTAAAATTATTGTGCCAATTGAGGACCTATACGGTGTCGCCGCCCAAAACACATGTATCTGTACAGAAACCAACGGCGAGGCAGGGGTATTTTTGGAAGTACACATCCTAATTTCTGCGGGAACCAAGACAGATTCCATTTTGCACCAAAATTGGGGGAAACCTGCGAAATTAGGGATTTTCCAAGACATAACCCATTTTGCATCCAAATAGGGGAAGAAATTAGGGGCTTGAAACCGATTCAAGACTAAAACCTTCGTGGCTACAAAAATTTTTGACAAATACTACAGGTTTATAATTTTAGTTACATGGAGTAGATGTCCAGATCCCAATTAATTGACTGACATTCTCCAGATACAGTCTATGATTCCTGATCACTTGCACGGTGATCTGAGACAGTTCCCTCAGATGACATTTCACATCCATCAGGCTGCCTAGCTCGAGCAGGATCAGACTGAGTTTTGCTGGAATCGTGACTTTCAGATTGATCTTGTTTACCCTGACCCCACATGTTCTCATTCACTTTCTCGGCTGACTGTTCATCTTGGCCATCCAAGTGTTTTCCTTGGTCGGCAAAAGTTGAAGTTGCCATTCCCGATGGACCTGGTGCAGTGCATGACGCAACCAACTCAAGCACTGCAGGAGAAGGTGACAACTGGGTAGCCATTTTCTTCTCACCAGCTGTATTTGTTGATGAAGATAATTGATTCATCATGTCGAGGCTCAAATGTGGAGTTCTGATGTGGGGTTCAGCAAAAGGATGTCATGTAGTAGAAGCTACTGATACTGGAACCTGAGGAAATGGCAACTCTTGCAAAGCAGAAGTTGAAGCAACATTCTCACACAGGAAGCTGCTCTGGACATCATCGAGAGTTCCTGCAACATCCTGCTTGAATTGTTTCACTTTATGAGAtctttgtttcttctttctctttaaGCTGAATCGGTTTCAAGCCCATAATTTCTTCCGCTATTTGGATGCAAAATGGGTTATGTCTTGGAAAACCCCTAATTTCACAGGTTTCCCCAATTTTGGTGCAAAATGGGATCTGTCTTGGTTCCCGTAGAAATTAGGATGTGTACTTCCAAGAACGCCCATGCCTCGTCGTGGGTTTCTGTACAGATACATGTGTTTTGGGTGGCGACGCCGTATAGGTCCTCAATTGGCACAATAATTTTAGTTAAGGGACTTAATTCGTGCGATAAAATGTTGATGGACCAAATCGGCTTTAGTAAAATAGtttgaggactaaattggcGATTTTCCCATTCAGAGGTCAAGAAAAGGTttagaaaagaaatctgaacaggCATCCTATCCAACTGCTCTACTATTTTGTACTACTTCTTTTCAGCATCTTTAGAAAATTCACAGCTTCATTTTCAGATACAAGAGGTTTGGAATAACATTGGTTCTCGATTGAACATCGATTTCGGGGTTTTCCACAATTCTCCTAGACCTGGTAACAGTAGATACCTCTTTCTTCAAGCACTTTTTATTTCCAATCAACAGAATAGGCTTCTCGTAGTTCCATGGCATCTTTTGCAAGTTATTGACAGGTATTTGTTCCGAAAATTCAAGAATAACAGGCTCTGATATATCCTATTTAAAAGATGGTAGATCCAGAATAAAATGAGATTTAGAATTGTCAACTTCGGAAGGCCCTCCTTCTACTATAAATggctcattttttttaaacgcaAAAGATTTCAACTTTTTCTCAACATTATCATTAGTCATGGACTTTTTAGCAAACAACAGTTTTCTCATTCTTGCATGGTCAGTCTCCATTACACCAAACACCTCAGTTTCATCTACAATGTACTGAGTGGAATTGATAAAATCTTCATCAGCGATGATAACCCCCACAGTACTCCCATGATCAGGTAAAGGATTCTTACTGACATTCGGTCCCTATTCTCCCTTTCTTCTAAGAAGGATGTCTCCAAAGTCAATCATATCCTGAATTTTGTACTTTAGAGCCCAACAATTGCTGGTGGTATGACCTGAACTTCCAGAATTATAAGCACAAATTGCTTGCAGATTATAACCGGCAGAAGGACCTCTAGGATAGAGTTTGGAAGGAACGGTGCCAATTTTTTCAGCTGCTTTTATTTGCTCATACAATTGATTAATGGGTCGGTCCAAGTCGATGAAGGTTCGAAATTACTTTTGAGTTTGGACTCCGTTGGTTTGAAAAAGATTTTGAGTAGGGTTATTGTTTTGCAGGGTTGGTATGGAATGGTAAATGGAACGGGGGTGATTTTGAAAGATAGGTTATGAGGTTTGAGGTAATGGTGAGGTATTCAAGTGATTTGATCGAGAATGATGGAATTGGGTAGTATTGTGGTAGACCGGTTGAGGGTTAGAGTAATGTGGGTAAGGAACAGAATAAGTGGGATGATTTCGGATTTTGGGTCTAAAAGACGGGTTTTGATCCCATATAAAAGCAATTTCtccttcttttctcttgaaCGAGGGCTTTTTTCCATTGTTGTTTTGATTCTGCAGAACATTCAATTGTAATTTTAATGCCGatacattaacaatcttccctaCTTTGACAAATTCATCGTATTTCTCCAACTTGTTAATAATAGCCGCAAACAAActtccagtcatgcgaaagatCTCTTCAAAGTAGGGTGGATCGTAAGTCTTGATGAAATTACAAGCAATCTCCTCCTCAATCATAGGAGGTTCCATTTTGGCTGCTAACTTTTTCCATTGCTTTGCGTAGGTCTTGTGATCTTCCGACGACTTTCTTTTCGTACCCTCTAGTGTTGTACGTGACGGTGCCAACTCACAGTTAAATTCATATTGCTTCACAAAAGCTGTTGACAGATCCAACCAGGTTTTGACCTCTTCagactttaaatttgaataCCAATCTAGAGCATCTCCCTCCAAACTTTCCGGAAATAGAAGCATAGGCAAATTTTCATCATCCACCGATTTAcctaacttgttggcaaatATCTTGAAATGCGTTTTAGGATTTTCAGTTCCATCATACTTGCTAAATTTGGGGGTTTTGAATCCCAACGGTAGCTGAATATCTAGAAAAAAATACAATTCATTGTAGTTCAACCCAGCATGTCTACTCAATCTTTGATTCTttttcataaattcatcaaataGATCCAACCTTCTCAATAGGTGCGGGTTGTTCTTCCATCACTTCTTTCCCTTGAGATGCAGTGTCCAGTATGAAAGGCTCTGTAATGTGGTGGTGGAGTCCCTAAGGGTTGGGGGAAATGTTCAGATTGATTTGTAGATGAGTTTGAAGGATTTGACTACTGGTTGGGTTCATCAATGTGTAATTCGGATACACATACGAAAATTCTGAATTCAGTTGGGGAAAAGTATTTTCAAGAGGATTAGTGAAAGGTGGAAGGAAAATTGTTTAGATATTAGATGTATGGGGCGGTTGATGGTCTTGTGTAGGTGGGTGATTATCGACAGGTTCCTAATCATTCGGGACACCACTACCACTGTTGTTTGAAACCAACTGATCAATTACGGGCCTTTGTGCGGCCATTTTAGCACCTAATTCATTAAACTTGCCAAGTACCTCACTCAACTGAGCTCCCAAAGCAGTCAAATTCGATGACACAACTAGGGCTGATCTCTCCGAAGTTTCGGACATTGAACTCATGCTTACAAGTTGTCTCAAGACTCTACTTTGGGACCTGATGATGATGGAGCTCTTTCGTGAagctatttttaaaaatacctgAGAGAGTAAAGGAGAAACTGGTTCAGAAATTTATTCTCGACTAGACCTGCCGGACTTTTATttcgaaagaaaaaaagaaaaaaagaaaagaattagaaaatatttaaataattcGGATGCATATCTTATGGGGAGCCCTTTTCTGCCAAGGGTCGGCCTAGTATGATGCAACACTTTCGAAGTGAGACCTATTCACCAAACCTGTGTTTCATAAATAACTTTGCAAAAGATAAGGATCATTTCATTGACGAACTTCAAAATCTTATACATCATCTACATCATTTCTTGAAGTTGATTTCATACAAGATCATTAAACTTTTTCAATCTATCTATCATAGCGTCTTTCGACTCTCTGGAATAGGGATTCTGCATGTATTCAGTTTGATCATATAACTTGCCacactttcttttcaactcaaggTGTTTTTCCTGTATTTCTTCGCACAGTCTCTTATTCTTCTCTGCCAGACCCTTGTTCACTTCCACAGATTGCCTTAATTGTGTATTTTCTCTGTCCTTTGCCTCAATGATAGCCAttaatttcctgattttctcGGACTGTTCCATCGATGATCGCTTAACATTAAAGTCTCTGAGCCACTTCTCGTATTGAGGGGTGACTAAAGCCATCTGCTTAAGTTGTAGAACATAAGCGATATCCTCATCATCGGACAATGtaggggtgagcaaattcgGTTCATACCGAATTCATAaccgaattcaaattcaattcggtaatttgaaatcggatatttggtaatttggtacaaattcggtacataccgaattcaccgaattctaatatggtatgaaataggtaatgagattatgaatttagTAATAACCGATTTCGCATTCAAATTCGGTAATTGAAATAGGGTACCGCATTATCGCATTCGAATACCAAATtggtatataaaattatataatatatagataaatgctatttagtattagtatatactactaatatattattatattatataggtaaatgctattaataataattagtatatggtattatcatcatatcatgtacttataataataataatatataataatgtacaatatattattttaatatttgttaattgttatatgactataataatacaaatatatagtaatacataacaatataagataactataatacttattattttatacatgagtaacatgactagaattagataataattaatacatatatgtataatattaaaaatattaaacaataaacataattagtaattagaatttagatattggtaatttgatacatcattcatgtttgaattattgaatatttgaatgcgtaatctgtaacttgcaagtattagtgtgctctaaatttacattacatatttaacataaaaattcatattatctattcactaatcttaaggCTTTAAGTATAGATAAGACAACTAAGCAGTGTAAGTGAATGcatatgaattgcaaatcaatgtattagtgtattgactttcacaataacatatgtaagtaaaaaagttttattttgatttgaaataaattataagtttgtaactaatataacttattactaatcattgtaatttgtaagtttgtaactaatattacttattattaatcattgtaaattataaattcataaattatcactaatcattgtataatctaaggtttattttagtttaaattaatcactttttatgtgttccttaaatcatagactaaggattctaggtataagtgatcaaataagtttaaaattcatattatctattcactaatcttaaggCTTTAAGTATAGATAAGACAACTAAGCAGTGTAAGTGAATGcatatgaattgcaaatcaatgtattagtgtattgactttcacaataacatatgtaagtaaaaaagttttattttgatttgaaataaattataagtttgtaactaatataacttatcactaatcattgtaatttgtaagtttgtaactaatattacttattattaatcattgtaaattataaattcataaattatcactaatcattgtataatctaaggtttattttagtttaaattaatcactttttatgtgtttcataaatcatagactaaggattctaggtataagtgatcaaataagTTAAAATTCATATTATCTATTTACTAATCTTAAGGCTTTAAATATAGACAAGACAACTAAGCAGTATAAGTGAATGCAtgtgaattgcaaatcaatgtattagtgtattgactttcacaacaacatatgtaagtaaataagttttattttgatttgaaataaattatgagtttgtaactaatataacttatcactaatcattgtaatttgtaagtttgtaactaatattacttattattaattattgtaaattataaattcattgtaactactacctaatattacttattattaatcattgtaaattataaattcataaattatcactaatcattgtacagtctaaggtttattctagtttaaattaatcactttttatatgttccttaaatcatagactaattctaggtataagtgataaaataaatgccaattaaaccacaaaatgattaGAACATAAGTAATGTGTTAAATTATGACCGAATttcataaaatattttttaataaatgaatTCGGTTAGACCGAATTCATTACTGTTTTGGAATTTGAAATCGGTTGTGGAATGAATTCGGTTATGACcaattcgaaattgaaaatggtttagATTTCTATAGATCAAATaaccgaattcaccgaattcattGTACCGAATTACCGATTTTACACCGAATGCACACCCCTAGGACAATGTTTCCCAAACTTCAACAATTGGTATTTTCATATGAATTTTATCTAGACAGATCCCCTTTGTCAAAACTGATGGTGAAATTGATCAAATTGGGTGTGAGTGGTACTCCTTGAATGCATCCTAACTGTCTGAGAAATCTTTTCGGAGTGTATGCCATGATGCCTTGAGTTCTCAATAGCGATATAAAATCTGATGACTTGACGCGCAGAGCGGGGTTGAAACAGTCGGTCCAGTCTAGTACCCATCTAATCTTTTGATCTGGCAATACCCTCAGAAAGTCCTACCATTCTGATGCATTTTTTGGCAAATTACTTTTATCAACTCTCTTATGATGGGTAACTATCCAATTATACCCAATCAACGGTGAACCATCAGGAGCAGGCAACTGTCTCCGAAAATGTTCCATGGCCCATATATGTAAGATCCGATTTCACTCATAAAAGAACTTTGACTCCTTTTGGCAGTCGGTACAGGCAACAAAAATGTCAGCCAACACAGTTGGTACTATAGAGGTTTTTTCGATCCTTAATTCCAAAAAACAAGTCAGACAGGAGTTTAGTGATTTTGAAACtaattttcttatcttttttaGGAAACAAATAAATCTCTGCCATCACAAGTCCATATACCAGTTGCCTCTTACGTTCTCATGTTATcttagatgtaaatgaaaaaTCTTTCGAATGCTTATCAAACCCGTCTTTC contains the following coding sequences:
- the LOC140015145 gene encoding uncharacterized protein, with the translated sequence MTVEGIEHNRALYISVRCNGKLLPRVLVDNGSALNICPWNTPTKFGFLDIKLGPSATVVRGFDGSRRESMGETDLVLEIDPAQFQITCQVMNFSSVYNVLLGRSWIHASNSVPSSLHQMLRFIVND